A genomic segment from Nicotiana sylvestris chromosome 1, ASM39365v2, whole genome shotgun sequence encodes:
- the LOC104224348 gene encoding uncharacterized protein, translating to KLQLLLLRDLLYWKIDMDSSRISLRPFKLTDVDDMMLWAGDDRVTRTIRWKTLTSKEEALTFIKEVCIPHPWRRSICIDDRSIGFVSVFPGSGDDRSRGDIGYAIAVEYWGQGIATNAIKMTIPQVYNDFPEIVRLQALADVENKASQRVLEKAGFIKEGILRKYGYHKGKIVDLVMYSLLSTEFDM from the exons AAGCTCCAATTATTGTTACTGAGAGATCTGCTATACTGGAAAATAGATATGGACTCCTCAAGAATTAGTCTGCGTCCATTTAAGTTAACAGACGTTGATGATATGATGTTATGGGCAGGCGACGATCGAGTAACTCGGACCATCCGATGGAAGACTTTGACCTCGAAAGAAGAGGCATTGACCTTCATCAAGGAAGTGTGTATACCTCACCCCTGGCGTCGATCAATATGCATCGATGACCGCTCGATCGGGTTTGTATCAGTATTTCCTGGATCAG GTGATGATAGAAGCCGAGGTGACATAGGATATGCTATTGCAGTTGAATATTGGGGGCAGGGGATTGCTACAAATGCTATCAAAATGACAATCCCTCAAGTGTACAATGACTTTCCTGAAATAGTAAGGCTTCAGGCATTAGCTGATGTTGAGAATAAGGCATCCCAAAGGGTGTTGGAGAAGGCTGGGTTCATAAAAGAGGGCATATTGAGAAAATATGGCTACCACAAGGGGAAAATAGTGGATCTGGTGATGTACAGTCTCTTATCCACTGAGTTTGACATGTAA